TCCTTCATCCTCAATAATGCGCAGCACTCTACCTTCTGTATACGGAAGTACTGCCTTTTTGATTTTCTTATCTGTTTGTTTTTTCATTGACTTATCTTTATATGTCACCGTCACTTCTACTTCTCGCCCAAATAATACGGATCTCACTTTATCGACATTGTCGACAGACTCGGCTGCAATCCCGACTTTGCGGGCCAATCTGTTATCCTGTTCAGAATTGGAGTAGATCCCTGCCTGGCCGCTTCCCCTTTGCTCACTTAGATGTCCATGATAATTCAAATCACCACGGCTATATTTATTATCTCTTTGGAAAAAGTTATGGTCATGATCAGAACGAGGGACGGTTGGATTCGGAGGGTTGCCATTTTCATCACGCGACTGGAGCATCCTCCGCTTCCGGTTTTCTGCAGCTGTTCCCTCTTTCCCAAAATTATGGTCAAAAATTTCCGTGATTGCCCCCTCACGATCATCCATCACGTCAATTTCATTCCCTTTTTCATTCGAGTAATAGCCAAGTGGCTGACCACCATCGGTATTCTGGCTTTGAACAGCGGCTTCATCATTTCCGTTACAAGCCGTCAGTCCTATTGTGAGCAAGGAAGCTAAAGGTACGAACAACATCTTTTTGTTCAATCGAAAAACCCCCATCCTAGCTAAAATGAGCACTTATTTCATGCTCATTATTAGAGTGCGGATGGGGCTGGATTTTCATTCTGACAGATAAGTCCAAATCCAAATTCCTAATAATTCAACCTTGATTTAACTTCTTCCTGGAATTGTTTCCTTTGCTGAAACTGACC
This window of the Mesobacillus jeotgali genome carries:
- a CDS encoding YhcN/YlaJ family sporulation lipoprotein; translation: MNKKMLFVPLASLLTIGLTACNGNDEAAVQSQNTDGGQPLGYYSNEKGNEIDVMDDREGAITEIFDHNFGKEGTAAENRKRRMLQSRDENGNPPNPTVPRSDHDHNFFQRDNKYSRGDLNYHGHLSEQRGSGQAGIYSNSEQDNRLARKVGIAAESVDNVDKVRSVLFGREVEVTVTYKDKSMKKQTDKKIKKAVLPYTEGRVLRIIEDEGTFSRSRNIDYDRRNGNPRESINVNP